GGAGGTCGACCTCCTCCAGCTCGACCTCGGTGGCCAGCCAGTGCGGCTGCCAGAAGTACGTCAGCAGGGGCGCGCCGCCGCTGCCCGCCCGGTATATCTCCTCGACCAGCGCGTCCTCGCTGCCCGCCGCCACGGTCCGCAGGTCGAGCCCGAGCTCCTCGATGATCGCCTCGTCGCGGGTGGCGTCCTGCGGATCGCCCTGGAGCACCGCGCCGCCGAGGAGGTCGGCGAAGTCGTTCAGGTTGCGCCACTGGAGGGCCCGCGGATGCGCCTCGGCGAAGTCCGCCGGGACGAACCAGCCGACGTGCCCGGTGATCCCGAGCCCGCCCGCGTCCACCACGTCCTTCTTGTGCTCGACGTGCAGCTCGGTCTTGTCCGGCAGCGCGCCCCAGTCCTCCAGGATCGCCTGTATCGCGCCGTCGCCGATCGCGTCCCAGGCCGTCGCCTGGTCGGTCGGGTAGGTCACGACGTCCACGCCCAGCTCGGCCTCCAGCACGTGGGCGGCGACCGCCGCGTTGGCCTGGCCGCCCGGCCAGTCCGGCATCGCGATGTAGACCGGATCGGCCTCCGCGCCGCCCGTCACCCTCCCGGCGACGCTGCAGGCGCTCGTCGCGACCAGACACAGGGCGCCCACTCCGGCGAGGAGAGGGTGACGTTTGGCCATGGTGTGGCTTTCCTTACGGCTTCCGTGCGGTGGGTCCCGGGGACGGGTGTGGCCCCGACAGCGAATGTGTGGGGGCCACAGATGTGACGATATTACGTCCCCGGCGTCCCGGGTGAGGGCGCTCGGACGAGAGCTCAGATGAGACCGAGTCCCCGGACCGCGTCGCGCTCCTCCGCCAGCTCCCGCACCGAGGCGTCGATGCGGGGGCGGGAGAACTCGTTGATCTCCAGGCCCTGGACGATCTCGTACGAGCCGCCCGCGGTGGTCACCGGGAAGGAGGAGATCAGGCCCTCGGCAACGCCGTAGGAGCCGTCGGACGGGATGGCCATCGAGGTCCAGTCGCCCTCCGGGGTGCCGTTCACCCAGGTGTGCACGTGGTCGATGGCGGCGTTCGCGGCCGAGGCGGCCGAGGACGCGCCGCGGGCCTCGATGATCGCGGCGCCGCGCTTGGCGACCGTCGGGATGAACTCGTCGGCCAGCCACTTCTCGTCGCCGACGGCCTCGGCGGCGTTCTTGCCCGCGACCTCGGCGTGGAAGACGTCCGGGTACTGGGTGGCGGAGTGGTTGCCCCAGATGGTGAGCTTCCGGATCTCGCTGACCGGGACGCCCGTCTTCTTGGACAGCTGCGACAGCGCCCGGTTGTGGTCCAGGCGGGTCATGGCGGTGAAGCGGTCGGCCGGCACGTCGGGCGCGGCGGCCTGGGCGATCAGCGCGTTGGTGTTGGCCGGGTTGCCCACGACCAGGACCTTGACGTCGTCGGCGGCGTGGTCGTTGATGGCACGGCCCTGCGGCTTGAAGATGCCGCCGTTGGCCTCCAGCAGGTCACCGCGCTCCATGCCCTTGGCGCGGGGGCGGGCGCCGACGAGCAGCGCGACGTTGGTCCCGTCGAAGGCGACGTTCGGATCGTCGGTGATGTCGATGCCGGACAGCAGCGGAAAGGCGCAGTCGTCGAGCTCCATGGCGGTGCCCTCGGCGGCCGGCAGGGCCGGGGTGATCTCCAGCAGCCGGAGCTTCACCGGGGTGTCGGGGCCGAGCAGGTGCCCGGACGCGATGCGGAAGAGGAGCGCGTAGCCGATCTGGCCGGCGGCGCCGGTGACGGTGACGGTGACGGGGGTGCGGGGCATTGTGTCTCCGGATTCGGACGATGACTGCCGGGTCGCTTACGTGTCCGAGGTCCTCTCCACGTCAAGAGACCCGGGGGGCAGGTTATCTGACGCCGTTCCGGGCACCCCGCCCAGCTGGAGGCGGGGCGGGACGCCCGGGACACGGCGTCGGGGGCGCGTCAGGTACGCGCGATCTCTTTCCTCAGGCTCTCGTCGAGCGCCGCGAGGAAGTCCTCGGTGGTCGGCCAGGGCTGGTCCGTGCCGACGCGGCACGTCGCTCATGATGATCGGCTCGCGGGAGAAGACGCCGCCGGGGATGTTCCGGATCGTGCCGTTCGGGGAGCGGTACATCCGCTTCGGGCCGAACTCCTCGACCCTCGCCTCGTCCGGCGAGACGGTGGCGCGCGTGACGCCGACGCCGTGCTCCCTGATCGCGTGCGCCGCGTCGACCGTGACCTGGTCGTCCGTCACGTCGCGGTGCTCGATCCCCAGGTCGTCGTACTCCGGGTCGACATCGAGATACGGAAGGATCAGCCCGTCCGAGATGAACCGCCGGATGACGCGGGTCATCTCGTCCCCGTCGAGCTTCATGACGGGGTTGGCTACCTTGGTCGTGGCCATGAGCGCGGTCTTTCCCTCTCCAGCGGCCGGGTCCGGGCACCTTGATATCTCGTCATCAAGATACCCGGGGTCCAGGGTAGCCGCCCGGGTTTCCGGGGACCGCACCCGGCCGGTCCGGGCGCGGCACCGGGGCGGCAGACACGGACGGGTTACCTGAGACAATGACGGCATGGCTGCTGAACGTCCTCGCGTGCTCTCCGGAATCCAGCCGACGGCTGGCTCGTTCCACCTCGGCAACTATCTGGGCGCCGTCCGCCAGTGGGTGGCGCTTCAGGAGACGCACGACACGTTCTACTCGATCGTCGACCTGCACGCGATCACCGTTCCGCAAGACCCGCGCGCGCTGCGCGAGTCCAGCCGGCTGGCCGCCGCCCAGCTCCTGGGCGCCGGGCTCGACCCCGCGCGCTGCACCCTCTTCGTGCAGAGCCAGGTGCCCGAGCACGCGCAGCTCGCCTGGGTGCTGAACTGCGTCACGGGCTTCGGCGAGGCGTCCCGGATGACCCAGTTCAAGGACAAGGCCGCCAAGCAGGGCGCCGAGGGCACCACGGTCGGACTCTTCACCTACCCGGTGCTCCAGGCCGCCGACATCCTGCTCTACCAGGCGGACCTCGTGCCGGTCGGGGAGGACCAGCGCCAGCACATCGAGCTGACCAGGGACCTGGCCGAGCGGTTCAACGGGCGCTTCGGGCGGGCGTTCACCGTCCCCGGGCCGTACATCCTGAAGGAGGGCGCGAAGATCTACGACCTCCAGGACCCGTCGATCAAGATGAGCAAGTCGGCGTCCTCGCCCAAGGGCATCGTCTGGCTGATGGACGACCCGAAGACGTCGGGCAAGAAGTTCCGCGGCGCCGTCACCGACACCGACACGGTGATCCGGTACGACCCGGAGACCAAGCCCGGCGTGAGCAACCTGCTGACCATCTACTCCGCGCTGACCGGGATCGGCGTCGGGGAGCTGGAGGAGAAGTTCACCGGCCGGCTCTACGGCTCGCTGAAGACCGAGCTGGGCGACGTGTTCGCGGACTGGGTGGCGCCCTTCCGGGCCCGCGTCCAGGAGTACCTGGACGACCCGGCCGAGCTGGACCGCCTCCTGGCCCGGGGTGCCGAGAAGGCCCGCGCCATCGCCGCCGGGACACTGGCCGACGTGTACGAGAAGGTCGGTTTCCTGCCCGCGGGTGCACACTGACTGAGGGACGATTCCAGGACGGACCGAGGACATTCCGCGGACGAACGACAGGGAGAGTCGACAGGGACATGGAGCACGTGGGGACCGTCACGCTCGGCGTGTCGATCGCGGTCCCGGAGCCGCACGGAAGCCTGCTTCAGCGCTGCCGTCTCGGCTTCGGAGACGCCGCCGCGGCCGGCATCTTCACCCATGTGACCCTGCTGCCGCCCACCGAGGTGGACGCGGCGTGCCGACCGGTGATCGACGAGCACCTGGCGGGCATCGCGGAGGCGGCCCGGCCGTTCCGCATGCGGCTGTGCGGCACGGGCACCTTCCGGCCGCTGTCCCCCGTGGTCTACGTGCGGGTGGTCGAGGGTGGCCTGGCCTGCGGCCGGCTCCAGGAGCGTGTCCGCGAGCGCGGCGGGCCGCTCGCCCGCGAGCTCCAGTTCCCCTACCACCCGCACGTCACGGTCGCGCACGGGGTGGCGGAGAGCGCGATGGACAGCGCGCAGGCGGAGCTGGCGGACTACGAGGCCGCCTGGACCGTGAACGGCTTCTCGCTCTACGAGCAGGGGCCGGACGGGGCCTGGGAGCCCCGCCGGGAGTTCCGGTTCGCGCCCTATCCGCGCCAGCGCAGGCCGCGGCCCCGGCAGTGGGCGCCCGAGGCCGCGTGAGCGGGGCGGCGCGAGACAGCTCCCCGGCGCGTGTCACGTGCGGGATTCGGGGCACCCGGTCCTAGCGTGGCCGACGTTATGCAGCGACTGACCCGGGTGCCGAGGATCGGCGCCGTGGTGGCGTGGTTCTTCCGCAGCCGTGGGTGGCAGGTGTACCAGCACCTCGACGCGCGACAGTGGACGCGGCTGGCCGCCGCGATCACGTTCACCAGCTTCGTCACGCTCTTTCCCGCGCTCGGTCTCGCCGCGGCCATCGGCGCGGTGCTGCTGGACGAGCGGCGCCTGGACGACGTCGAGCGGTGGTTCTCCGACCAGGTCCCCGGCATCTCCGACCAGCTCGACCTGGCGGCGTTCTTCGACCACGCCGGGACCATCGGATTCGTCTCGGCGCTCCTGGTGATCTCCACCGGCGCCAACTGGGTGGACGCGCTGCGCGGCTGCCTGCGCGCGGTGTGGGACCTGCCGGAGCCGGAGGAGAACTTCATCCGGCGCCGGATCACGGACGTGGGCGTGCTGGCCGGGCTCGGCGGCGTGACCTTCGTGTCGCTCGCCGCCTCCGCGCTGGGCATGAACGCCTTGCACTGGGTCACCCGCTGGCTCGGCGCCGCGATCCTCTTCCAGATCGTCGTCTATCTGCTGGCGATGGTCGTCACCTTCTTCCTGCTGGCGTACATGCTCGTCTGGCTGCCCGCCGTCCGGCCGCCGCGGCAGGCGGTGATCACCGCCTGCCTGATCGGCGCGGTCGGCTTCGAGTTGCTGAAGCTGCTGCTCGGCAGCTATCTGACCGATGTCGCCGGCCGGAACGTCTACGGCGCCTTCGGGGTGCCCATCGCCCTGCTCATCTGGATCAACCTGATGGCGAAGCTGCTGCTGCTGTGCTGCGCCTGGACGGCCACCGCCGTCACCCCGGAGGAGCGCTCCCGCGTCGACGCGCTGGACGTGGAAGAGGCCGAATCGGAAGCGGATGCCGACGATGGAACACATACGCCCCGGCCGCCAGCAGTGCCGCACCTGAGGCCGTGACGCCGAGCACGACGACGCCGCTGGCGGAGCCGCCGCCGTCCGACGGCCCGGCCGCGCCGTTGAGCGCGGCCTCGTCGTCGGCGTTCTTGCCGCCGTCCTCGGTGGTCTCCGCGACCTCGGGCAGCTCGTCGAGCGGCGGCACCAGCTCGCCGACGGGCTCCACCGTCCCGGCCGCCTCGAAGCCCCAGTCCAGCAGGTCGGCGGCCTCCC
Above is a window of Streptomyces sp. NBC_01803 DNA encoding:
- a CDS encoding glycine betaine ABC transporter substrate-binding protein yields the protein MAKRHPLLAGVGALCLVATSACSVAGRVTGGAEADPVYIAMPDWPGGQANAAVAAHVLEAELGVDVVTYPTDQATAWDAIGDGAIQAILEDWGALPDKTELHVEHKKDVVDAGGLGITGHVGWFVPADFAEAHPRALQWRNLNDFADLLGGAVLQGDPQDATRDEAIIEELGLDLRTVAAGSEDALVEEIYRAGSGGAPLLTYFWQPHWLATEVELEEVDLPGYYPRIELRKYLNADFAADGGPAAVFLRNFSWTADDQNAVAELIANEGLSPAAAAERWVTDHPDAVASWLAGG
- a CDS encoding malate dehydrogenase, whose translation is MPRTPVTVTVTGAAGQIGYALLFRIASGHLLGPDTPVKLRLLEITPALPAAEGTAMELDDCAFPLLSGIDITDDPNVAFDGTNVALLVGARPRAKGMERGDLLEANGGIFKPQGRAINDHAADDVKVLVVGNPANTNALIAQAAAPDVPADRFTAMTRLDHNRALSQLSKKTGVPVSEIRKLTIWGNHSATQYPDVFHAEVAGKNAAEAVGDEKWLADEFIPTVAKRGAAIIEARGASSAASAANAAIDHVHTWVNGTPEGDWTSMAIPSDGSYGVAEGLISSFPVTTAGGSYEIVQGLEINEFSRPRIDASVRELAEERDAVRGLGLI
- the trpS gene encoding tryptophan--tRNA ligase codes for the protein MAAERPRVLSGIQPTAGSFHLGNYLGAVRQWVALQETHDTFYSIVDLHAITVPQDPRALRESSRLAAAQLLGAGLDPARCTLFVQSQVPEHAQLAWVLNCVTGFGEASRMTQFKDKAAKQGAEGTTVGLFTYPVLQAADILLYQADLVPVGEDQRQHIELTRDLAERFNGRFGRAFTVPGPYILKEGAKIYDLQDPSIKMSKSASSPKGIVWLMDDPKTSGKKFRGAVTDTDTVIRYDPETKPGVSNLLTIYSALTGIGVGELEEKFTGRLYGSLKTELGDVFADWVAPFRARVQEYLDDPAELDRLLARGAEKARAIAAGTLADVYEKVGFLPAGAH
- a CDS encoding 2'-5' RNA ligase family protein, which produces MGTVTLGVSIAVPEPHGSLLQRCRLGFGDAAAAGIFTHVTLLPPTEVDAACRPVIDEHLAGIAEAARPFRMRLCGTGTFRPLSPVVYVRVVEGGLACGRLQERVRERGGPLARELQFPYHPHVTVAHGVAESAMDSAQAELADYEAAWTVNGFSLYEQGPDGAWEPRREFRFAPYPRQRRPRPRQWAPEAA